TTAGAAACATAATATATTTGTTGCTAAAAGCTGTAGGTACAGCAAATTTGTTTATATGGGAAACTATATTTTGTGGGAGAACTAATAATGAAATTAAAAAAAACAACAATGTAAGGCAAACTAAAACAAAACTTTTCTTGTTCATAGGATGAACTCCTTTATGCATAAAGGTATTTTCTTAATTTTAGTTTATCATAAAATTTTTTGTTAATAACGTCAACTATCAGAGGATAGTTTTCGATAATTGTTTTACGAATATCTGGATTATTATAAATATAAGCACATGTTTGACAATGATGTCTAAATTTTGGTGGCTTAATATCTGGATTCCATTTAATGACCTGGTCAAGTATATTAATTGGTCCATCTACATACAACCAACGCTTCATAAAATCATTCTTCTGTTTATTGTAAATATCTTGGAGATCAGTAGTATTTTGCGGACCTAGTTTCATATCTGCAATATATTTATTAGTTAATCCACAGCATGAAATATATTCGTTATTTGGATTAAGACCTATAAATTCAAAAAGATTATTACATCCATCTTGTACTTCTAAAGGATTTAGCTCATTATACTCATAAATTGTGTCTTTATGGAAAGAAACCCAAGTACTACTTATGGAGCTAAATAATTCTTTGTTAGGATGGTTTTCAATTTTTTGATATAACTCATGTAAAAAAAGGTGTTCTTGCTTAAATTTAGAATGTTTTGTTGATTCAACTGAAATAGTGCATCTAATCCCATTTTCAATGCATGCTAATGCACCTGTCATCACTCTATCCAAAGGAACAAATTCTAAATGATTGTCTCCGGTAGAAAAGCTTATTTCCATTACACCATTATCTCTTAAGTTCTTTAAAAATTTATTCGCTCGATCATAGTTACTAGCCCAGACTCCATTTGTTACTAACCTAGAGAACAATCCTTTACTTTTTGCATATTTAATAGCAAGTAGTAATTCTTCTTTTAGTAAAGTTGCCTCTCCACCAGTCCATACAATAAATTTAACAGATTTGTATTTTATAACACTATCAATAAATGTTGTGTAATCCTTGAGATTAGTATTGATTTTTTGAAAGGGACTGCATCCAAAGCAACACTCTTTACACTGTGCATTACATTTATAAGATGTAATTATCGCTGCGTTAGTAGGTGACAACCAATTTACTAATTCTTTCTCATGGGTCATAATAGGTGCCTCCTTATAGCCTTACTGATTCTCCGGCTTCAAGTTTTTGGAAAATCTCTGTAACTTTGCTACCAAAATCACTACCGCCATTTTTAGTAGCAAATTTAGAAATTGCTCTATGTTTTTCGCTACGTAAAGAGTTTTCTGCTATGTTATCTTCTTTCACAGCTATTAATGCTATCTCTGCAGCTACTGCAACTAGAGTAAGGACAACTCCTCCGCCTTCAACAGCAATAGTAAAGTTCGTATATACCCATGTTTCTCCCATAACGACTTTTGCTTTATTGTTCTTAACATTAGATGATTTTAAAATTTCATTTTTAAACAATTGAGTGAAAAATTGTTTGATAGATTGTTGGGTACAGGCTTGTAACATTTCAGGATCTTTTGATAAATTTAGTAATTTTTCTGTCCAAGTAGTCGTCACAAACTGTTTTTTCTCTGTATCTAGCGGTATTTCAATAAAAAAATTATCTTTCACACGATTTTGTTCAAATATATTTACTCTTTTATTTTCCATGACTATATACTCCTTTATTGTGCTTCGATTAACCAATAATCTCTTTCT
This window of the Enterococcus mundtii genome carries:
- a CDS encoding radical SAM protein yields the protein MTHEKELVNWLSPTNAAIITSYKCNAQCKECCFGCSPFQKINTNLKDYTTFIDSVIKYKSVKFIVWTGGEATLLKEELLLAIKYAKSKGLFSRLVTNGVWASNYDRANKFLKNLRDNGVMEISFSTGDNHLEFVPLDRVMTGALACIENGIRCTISVESTKHSKFKQEHLFLHELYQKIENHPNKELFSSISSTWVSFHKDTIYEYNELNPLEVQDGCNNLFEFIGLNPNNEYISCCGLTNKYIADMKLGPQNTTDLQDIYNKQKNDFMKRWLYVDGPINILDQVIKWNPDIKPPKFRHHCQTCAYIYNNPDIRKTIIENYPLIVDVINKKFYDKLKLRKYLYA